In Hoeflea ulvae, one genomic interval encodes:
- a CDS encoding sensor histidine kinase: MTDKNIVDRSRTHKNAAVVKAVRAQRERLQHGREITPAYDNEMFRLHINAVLQGAAAPPVLVMLAAIGGLWFDDAVWLMAWALTTMFVYAGLVLMARRASRDSVTDQTAEHWRRRFLGIYALIGLCWAFFAYQDCTTCQGDIFNFYKSAVLLIALAATAMATFALRYALYFATVPMVATLGLRATMTRDVSDFSVLAMISAATLFFIFMSRRLYTTNLKMLGYQTEKDDLIAELEVAKSVSDEARRRAEESNLAKSRFLASMSHELRTPLNAILGFSEVMSGEVLGPMENESYKEYSGDIHRSGQHLLNLINEILDLSRIEAGRYDLNENALALSDIAEDCIGLVQLKARSKNIRITESFEEKMPMVWADEKSMRQVILNLLSNAVKFTPSGGEIKVKLGWTAGGGQYLAIKDNGPGIAEEEIPVVLSAFGQGSVAIKSAEQGTGLGLPIVQAILAKHGGEFVLKSKLREGTEGIAILPRERVLESMAPVEGLTGAGQKKKRAFR; this comes from the coding sequence ATGACCGACAAGAACATTGTCGACCGATCGCGCACGCACAAGAACGCGGCGGTGGTCAAGGCTGTGCGCGCCCAGCGTGAACGGCTGCAGCATGGCCGTGAGATCACCCCCGCCTATGACAATGAGATGTTCCGACTGCACATCAACGCCGTTTTGCAGGGCGCCGCTGCCCCTCCGGTGCTGGTCATGCTGGCAGCCATCGGCGGCCTCTGGTTTGATGACGCCGTCTGGCTGATGGCCTGGGCACTGACCACGATGTTTGTCTATGCCGGACTGGTGCTGATGGCGCGGCGGGCCTCGCGCGATTCCGTCACCGACCAGACAGCCGAACACTGGCGCCGCCGCTTCCTCGGCATCTATGCCCTGATCGGGCTCTGCTGGGCATTCTTTGCCTATCAGGACTGCACCACCTGTCAGGGCGACATCTTCAATTTCTACAAATCCGCCGTGCTGCTGATCGCGCTCGCCGCCACCGCGATGGCGACATTCGCGCTGCGCTATGCGCTGTATTTCGCCACCGTCCCCATGGTCGCGACCCTGGGGCTGCGGGCAACCATGACCCGCGACGTCTCGGATTTTTCCGTCCTCGCCATGATTTCGGCCGCCACGCTGTTCTTCATCTTCATGTCGCGGCGGCTCTACACGACCAATCTGAAGATGCTCGGCTACCAGACCGAGAAAGACGACCTCATTGCCGAACTGGAAGTGGCAAAGTCTGTCTCTGACGAAGCCCGGCGCCGCGCCGAGGAATCCAACCTCGCAAAATCGCGCTTCCTCGCCTCGATGAGTCACGAGCTCAGAACGCCGCTCAACGCCATTCTCGGCTTCTCCGAGGTAATGTCCGGCGAGGTGCTGGGGCCGATGGAGAACGAAAGCTACAAGGAATATTCGGGAGACATTCACCGGTCCGGCCAGCACCTGCTCAACCTGATCAACGAGATCCTCGACCTCTCGCGCATCGAGGCCGGCCGCTATGATCTCAACGAGAATGCGCTGGCGTTGTCCGACATTGCCGAGGATTGCATCGGCCTGGTCCAGCTCAAGGCCCGCAGCAAGAACATCCGGATCACCGAATCCTTCGAGGAAAAAATGCCGATGGTCTGGGCCGACGAGAAATCGATGCGCCAGGTCATCCTCAACCTGTTGTCGAACGCGGTGAAATTCACTCCGTCCGGCGGCGAGATCAAGGTCAAACTCGGCTGGACCGCAGGCGGCGGCCAGTATCTGGCCATCAAGGACAATGGCCCCGGCATCGCCGAGGAGGAAATCCCGGTGGTGCTCTCGGCCTTTGGCCAGGGCTCGGTCGCCATCAAGAGCGCCGAACAGGGCACGGGGCTGGGCCTTCCGATCGTCCAGGCCATCCTGGCAAAACATGGCGGCGAGTTCGTGCTCAAGTCCAAACTGCGCGAAGGCACCGAGGGCATCGCCATCCTGCCGCGCGAACGGGTGCTTGAAAGCATGGCCCCGGTCGAAGGCCTGACCGGCGCCGGCCAGAAGAAAAAGCGGGCCTTCCGCTAG
- the cobT gene encoding nicotinate-nucleotide--dimethylbenzimidazole phosphoribosyltransferase codes for MSASGLPFDDFRELLRNLPGPDTAALAAARERDAQLTKPAGALGRLEEIAFWLAAWTGRAPQVTRPLVAIFAGNHGVTAQGVSPFPSSVTAQMVENFAAGGAAINQICVANDLGLKIFDLALEVPTADISVEPAMDERTCAATMAFGMESIAGGTDLLCIGEMGIGNTTIAAAIFYGLYGGSAVDWVGPGTGSEGDVLARKIAVVETAVALHKAHLGDPFEVLRRLGGREIAAMAGAILAARMERIPVLIDGYVATAAAAVLHAADPHALDHCLIGHVSAEPGHMAAIERLGKTPLLALGMRLGEGTGAALAAGIVKSAALCHSGMATFAQAGVAGKD; via the coding sequence ATGAGTGCCAGCGGTCTGCCTTTCGATGATTTTCGTGAGCTCCTGCGCAATTTGCCCGGGCCCGACACCGCAGCGCTGGCTGCCGCACGGGAGCGCGATGCGCAACTGACCAAGCCGGCAGGGGCGCTCGGACGGCTTGAGGAGATCGCCTTCTGGCTGGCTGCCTGGACCGGCCGCGCGCCGCAGGTGACCCGGCCGCTGGTGGCGATATTCGCCGGCAATCACGGTGTCACGGCGCAGGGCGTGTCGCCGTTTCCCTCATCGGTGACGGCGCAGATGGTTGAGAATTTCGCCGCAGGCGGGGCTGCCATCAACCAGATCTGCGTCGCCAATGATCTGGGCCTGAAGATCTTCGATCTGGCGCTGGAAGTGCCGACCGCTGACATCTCGGTGGAGCCGGCGATGGATGAGCGCACCTGCGCCGCGACCATGGCGTTCGGCATGGAATCGATCGCCGGCGGCACGGATCTGTTGTGCATCGGTGAGATGGGCATCGGCAACACCACCATCGCAGCGGCGATCTTTTACGGCCTTTACGGCGGATCGGCAGTGGACTGGGTCGGTCCCGGAACCGGATCGGAAGGCGACGTGCTGGCGCGCAAGATCGCCGTGGTGGAAACAGCCGTCGCCCTGCACAAGGCGCATCTGGGCGATCCCTTCGAAGTGCTTCGGCGTCTTGGCGGGCGCGAGATTGCCGCGATGGCCGGCGCCATTCTGGCGGCGCGGATGGAGCGCATCCCGGTGCTGATCGACGGCTATGTGGCCACGGCCGCGGCTGCGGTGCTGCATGCCGCCGATCCGCATGCGCTCGATCATTGCCTGATCGGCCACGTATCCGCCGAGCCGGGGCACATGGCGGCCATCGAGAGACTGGGCAAGACGCCGTTGCTGGCGCTGGGGATGCGGCTGGGCGAGGGCACCGGCGCAGCACTTGCCGCCGGCATCGTCAAGTCAGCGGCGCTGTGTCATTCCGGAATGGCAACCTTTGCCCAGGCCGGCGTTGCCGGCAAGGACTGA
- the cobS gene encoding adenosylcobinamide-GDP ribazoletransferase: protein MQIRDYIDDIARSTGFLSRLPVPARFFTDHDGALSRASGMFPAAGVIIALLPALIMLGLSAANANAALTALLVLMVLTGVTGALHEDGLADSADAFGARGGRAHMLEIMKDSRIGAYGVLALMTGFALRATALTIILSVTGGWYACLLLLAAAAISRACMVWHWNELPPARLDGVAASVGAPYDSARTTALVSGVILFGVLAAFCIGLIPAVIALAITALAAHQWTALVRKRLGGHTGDTIGATQQITETACLVTLALLL from the coding sequence ATGCAGATCCGCGATTATATCGACGACATCGCCCGCTCCACCGGCTTTTTGAGCCGCCTGCCGGTGCCTGCGCGGTTCTTCACGGATCATGACGGTGCATTGTCGCGCGCGTCAGGCATGTTTCCGGCTGCCGGCGTCATCATCGCGCTTCTGCCGGCGCTCATCATGCTCGGCCTGTCCGCGGCCAATGCCAATGCCGCCCTGACCGCGCTGCTGGTGCTGATGGTTCTCACCGGCGTCACCGGCGCCTTGCACGAGGACGGGCTCGCCGATTCCGCCGATGCCTTCGGCGCTCGCGGCGGCCGCGCCCACATGCTCGAAATCATGAAGGACAGCCGCATCGGAGCCTATGGCGTGCTGGCGCTGATGACCGGTTTTGCGCTTCGCGCCACGGCATTGACCATCATCCTGTCCGTGACCGGCGGCTGGTATGCCTGCCTGCTGCTGCTTGCCGCCGCAGCGATCTCCCGCGCCTGCATGGTCTGGCACTGGAATGAGCTGCCGCCGGCCCGGCTCGACGGCGTCGCAGCCTCGGTGGGCGCGCCCTATGACAGCGCCAGGACCACCGCGCTGGTGTCCGGCGTAATCCTCTTCGGCGTCCTTGCCGCATTCTGCATCGGCCTGATACCAGCCGTGATCGCGCTGGCGATCACGGCGCTTGCCGCCCATCAATGGACAGCACTGGTGCGCAAGCGGCTTGGCGGCCACACCGGCGACACCATCGGCGCCACCCAGCAGATCACCGAGACCGCCTGCCTGGTCACCCTTGCCCTTTTGCTCTGA
- a CDS encoding DUF1289 domain-containing protein — MSIKSPCILVCSMDLASGYCFGCGRTRDEIAGWIDFTPEARRQVMAELPARMDTIERKPRRETRRQRMARERQDVTQE, encoded by the coding sequence ATGAGCATAAAATCCCCCTGCATCCTTGTCTGCTCGATGGACCTTGCTTCCGGCTATTGTTTCGGATGCGGGCGCACGCGCGATGAAATAGCAGGCTGGATCGATTTCACGCCGGAAGCCCGGCGCCAGGTCATGGCCGAACTGCCGGCGCGGATGGACACCATCGAGCGCAAGCCGCGGCGGGAAACCCGGCGTCAGCGCATGGCGCGCGAACGTCAGGATGTCACCCAGGAATGA
- a CDS encoding TIGR02281 family clan AA aspartic protease has protein sequence MIFLLTIIGAALAVLIYNHDSGMSFGLQNADLAFLVKYGLLAAVIGAGVVGLHRNMGEMIKNLLIWAIIILGLSTGWLYQDQAKETVARIAGGLSPGRPVSITDENGIAVSIRKSMNGHFEAAGAVNGKAVNFLIDTGATSIALSHADAIEIGFSDADLNYSLIINTANGKAKAAPVRLDSVEVGSIVRTGVQAMVSEPGRLDQSLLGMNFISSLTAFEMRRDEVILRD, from the coding sequence ATGATCTTCCTTCTCACCATCATCGGCGCAGCCCTTGCCGTACTCATCTACAATCATGATTCCGGCATGAGCTTCGGACTGCAGAATGCCGACCTCGCCTTCCTGGTCAAATACGGCCTGCTCGCAGCCGTCATCGGCGCCGGCGTCGTCGGGCTGCATCGCAACATGGGCGAAATGATCAAGAACCTGCTGATCTGGGCCATCATCATTCTGGGCCTGTCCACCGGCTGGCTCTATCAGGATCAGGCCAAGGAGACGGTGGCGCGCATTGCCGGCGGCCTGTCCCCCGGCCGCCCGGTGAGCATCACCGATGAAAACGGCATTGCCGTCTCGATCCGCAAGTCGATGAACGGCCATTTCGAGGCCGCGGGCGCGGTCAACGGCAAGGCAGTGAACTTTCTCATCGACACCGGCGCCACCTCAATCGCGCTGTCGCACGCCGACGCCATCGAGATCGGGTTTTCAGACGCTGACCTGAACTACTCTCTCATTATCAACACCGCCAACGGCAAGGCCAAGGCAGCCCCCGTTCGGCTTGACAGCGTCGAGGTGGGATCGATTGTCCGCACCGGCGTGCAGGCCATGGTGTCGGAACCCGGACGGCTCGACCAGAGCCTGCTCGGCATGAACTTCATCTCGTCGCTGACCGCTTTCGAGATGCGCCGCGACGAGGTCATTCTGCGCGACTGA